From one Microbacterium sp. 10M-3C3 genomic stretch:
- the trmB gene encoding tRNA (guanosine(46)-N7)-methyltransferase TrmB, with protein sequence MPDTPDAAPGALAAPRFRDKPVSFVRRSGRMSDGQERAWAELSPTYLLDAPRDAAATSVLPGSTIDPAVVWGRRAPLVVEIGSGQGHAIVHAASTTPDRDFLAVEVFKAGLARTMLDADRAGVQNLRLVEANAPEVLEHLLPAASAAEVWVFFPDPWHKNKHTKRRLVAPDFAPLAARVLASDGTLRLATDWEDYARQMRDVLDASPLFARAFAGEWADRFEGRVMTAFERKGIRAGRAIRDLAYRRVDG encoded by the coding sequence ATGCCCGACACCCCCGACGCCGCCCCCGGCGCGCTCGCCGCGCCGCGCTTCCGCGACAAGCCGGTGTCGTTCGTCCGCCGCAGCGGCCGCATGTCCGACGGCCAGGAGCGCGCGTGGGCGGAGCTGTCGCCGACGTACCTCCTCGACGCCCCGCGGGATGCGGCGGCCACCAGCGTGCTCCCGGGCTCCACGATCGATCCGGCCGTCGTGTGGGGGCGCCGCGCCCCGCTCGTCGTGGAGATCGGCTCGGGGCAGGGGCACGCGATCGTGCACGCGGCCAGCACGACCCCCGACCGCGACTTCCTCGCCGTCGAGGTCTTCAAGGCGGGCCTGGCCCGCACGATGCTCGACGCCGACCGTGCGGGGGTGCAGAACCTGCGGCTCGTCGAGGCCAACGCCCCCGAGGTGCTCGAGCACCTGCTGCCCGCCGCATCCGCCGCCGAGGTGTGGGTGTTCTTCCCCGACCCGTGGCACAAGAACAAGCACACCAAGCGCCGGCTCGTCGCCCCCGACTTCGCGCCGCTCGCGGCCCGCGTCCTCGCCTCGGACGGCACGCTGCGCCTCGCGACGGACTGGGAGGACTACGCCCGGCAGATGCGCGACGTGCTCGACGCGTCGCCGCTGTTCGCCCGCGCGTTCGCGGGGGAGTGGGCCGACCGCTTCGAGGGCCGGGTCATGACCGCGTTCGAGCGCAAGGGCATCCGGGCGGGGCGCGCCATCCGCGACCTCGCGTACCGGCGCGTGGACGGATGA
- a CDS encoding DUF3097 family protein — protein sequence MDDRYGSDVLAAGWRERGRKTVPTVPAERDLVVEVAGDGWVGAVTKVASGTVELEDRRGRRRLFPLGGGYLVDGEPVVLAAPASAAPAAPRRTASGSFAVADARARVARPSRILVEGRHDAELVEKVWGDDLRVEGVVVEFLQGVDLLAELLEAEPPSAERRYGVLVDHLVPGSKETRIAEEVLRSRHGAHVRIVGHPYVDVWQCVRPQALGIPRWPDVPRSVEWKVGVCRALGWPARDQTDIARAWQHILSKVTSYRDLEPALLGRVEELIDFVTA from the coding sequence ATGGACGATCGGTACGGGAGCGATGTGCTCGCGGCGGGTTGGCGCGAGCGGGGCAGGAAGACCGTCCCCACCGTGCCGGCCGAGCGCGACCTCGTCGTCGAGGTCGCGGGCGACGGCTGGGTCGGCGCGGTGACGAAGGTCGCGTCCGGGACCGTCGAGCTCGAAGACCGTCGGGGCCGGCGCCGCCTGTTCCCGCTCGGCGGCGGGTATCTCGTGGACGGCGAGCCGGTCGTGCTCGCGGCGCCCGCATCCGCCGCGCCCGCGGCTCCCCGCCGGACGGCCTCCGGCTCGTTCGCCGTGGCGGACGCCCGGGCGCGCGTCGCGCGCCCCAGCCGCATCCTCGTCGAGGGCAGGCACGACGCCGAGCTGGTCGAGAAGGTGTGGGGCGACGACCTGCGCGTCGAGGGCGTGGTCGTGGAGTTCCTGCAGGGTGTCGACCTGCTCGCCGAACTCCTCGAGGCCGAGCCGCCGTCGGCGGAGCGCCGCTACGGCGTGCTCGTGGACCACCTGGTGCCCGGGTCGAAGGAGACGCGCATCGCCGAGGAGGTGCTGCGCAGCCGGCACGGCGCGCACGTGCGGATCGTCGGGCATCCGTACGTCGACGTGTGGCAGTGCGTGCGCCCCCAGGCGCTCGGCATCCCGCGCTGGCCCGACGTGCCGCGATCGGTGGAATGGAAGGTCGGGGTCTGCCGGGCGCTCGGATGGCCGGCGCGCGACCAGACCGACATCGCGCGGGCGTGGCAGCACATCCTGAGCAAGGTGACCTCGTACCGCGACCTCGAGCCGGCCCTCCTCGGCCGGGTCGAGGAGCTCATCGACTTCGTCACCGCCTGA